GATGGGTATGCAAGGTCGTCAGGTAAAACTGGTGTGTGTATGGCTACCTCAGGACCCGGTGCTACAAATCTTGTTACCGGGATAGCCACTGCATATATGGACTCTGTACCTATGGTTGCGATTACTGCTCAAGTGGCAACAAGTCTTATAGGTAGCGATGCTTTTCAAGAGGTTGATATTACGGGTATAACAAGACCCATAACAAAGCATAATTATCTAATAAAGAATGTTCAAGATATAACCAAAGTTGTGAAAGAAGCGTTCTACATAGCAAAATCAGGTAGACCAGGACCCGTTCTTATCGACCTACCTATAGACGTACAGAGGGCAGAAACTATATTTGAATATCCAGAAGAGGTTGATATTCGGAGTTATAAACCTGTATACGAAGGACATCCCATCCAGATAGAGAGGGCTTGTAAGTTGATACAAGAATCAAAAAAACCTTTGATTATATCTGGTGGAGGAGTAATTCATTCTGAGGCTTCGGATGAGATAAAACAGTTTGTTGAAACAACGAAAATACCAGTAACTTTTACTCTTATGGGGCTTGGAACTATTCCTGTAGAACATCCTCTTTCTCTTGGGATGCTTGGGATGCACGGCACAAAATATGCTAATTACGCAGTCGTAGAATCAGACCTTCTTATATCTGTAGGTTGCCGTTTTGACGATAGGATTACCGGGAAGATAGAAAACTTTGCTCCTAACGCAAGAATAATTCATATTGATATAGACCCTGCTTCTATTAGTAAAAATATTGAGGTTGATATACCTATTGTTGGAGACGCAAAAGTTATTCTTCAAGAAATAAATGAGAAGATAGAGGGATATGAGAGAAAAGAATGGCTTTCCAGAATCAAAGAATGGAAAGAAAAATATCCTTTAGCTTATGAAAAGAACGCTCTTAAACCTCAATATGTAATAGAAAAAATATCTGAGTTGTTACCTGATAATGCTATAATATGTACTGAAGTTGGGCAGAACCAGATGTGGACAGCCCAATATTATAAATTTAAAAGACCACGAACCTTTATTACATCAGGCGGGCTTGGAACTATGGGATTTGGGTTTCCAGCAGCAATTGGAGCTCAGTTAGCAAATCCTGATAAGGTAGTAGTTGATATAGCTGGAGATGGAAGTATTCAGATGAATATACAGGAACTTGCAACTGCGGTCTATAATAAACTGCCCGTTAAGATTATAATACTTAATAATGGTTGTCTTGGGATGGT
Above is a genomic segment from bacterium containing:
- the ilvB gene encoding biosynthetic-type acetolactate synthase large subunit, producing MNGAQIMVECLKKEGVDTIFGYPGGVLLPLCDQLYDSCIKFILVRHEQGAAHAADGYARSSGKTGVCMATSGPGATNLVTGIATAYMDSVPMVAITAQVATSLIGSDAFQEVDITGITRPITKHNYLIKNVQDITKVVKEAFYIAKSGRPGPVLIDLPIDVQRAETIFEYPEEVDIRSYKPVYEGHPIQIERACKLIQESKKPLIISGGGVIHSEASDEIKQFVETTKIPVTFTLMGLGTIPVEHPLSLGMLGMHGTKYANYAVVESDLLISVGCRFDDRITGKIENFAPNARIIHIDIDPASISKNIEVDIPIVGDAKVILQEINEKIEGYERKEWLSRIKEWKEKYPLAYEKNALKPQYVIEKISELLPDNAIICTEVGQNQMWTAQYYKFKRPRTFITSGGLGTMGFGFPAAIGAQLANPDKVVVDIAGDGSIQMNIQELATAVYNKLPVKIIILNNGCLGMVRQWQQLFYKKRYAYTREENAQPEFAKLAEAYGALGYKVCNVEEFDSIIPRVLEEKEKPVILDCRIVEDENVFPMVPAGASLDQMLEGIA